The following are from one region of the Pocillopora verrucosa isolate sample1 chromosome 3, ASM3666991v2, whole genome shotgun sequence genome:
- the LOC131798181 gene encoding ras-related protein RabC-like has protein sequence MAEGGGEKLDVYKVALCGKSGVGKTSIFHRVLGNGFKKNTLEFKHLPESKVEVQVKEKTIIIHLWDTAGMERHKALTRPHYQGSHAVLLVYDCDETESLYQIETYYEDAKKHTNGAAMVLVRNKIDQECWSVEIEDAEKILCNHIEKGLPHCKFQHKAETSAKTDTGIRELIQSVAEYLVQNAEPSNLQNAFEKVKVKQRNTEQNPAPSSRCC, from the exons ATGGCTGAAGGCGGCGGTGAGAAACTAGATGTGTACAAGGTTGCTTTATGTGGAAAGAGTGGAGTTGGTAAAACGTCCATTTTTCATCGAGTTCTTGGAAATGGTTTCAAGAAGAATACCTTGGAATTTAAACACTTGCCAGAAAGCAAGGTCGAAGTCCAAGTTAAAGAGAAAACTATCATA ATTCACCTGTGGGACACAGCTGGAATGGAGAGACATAAGGCTTTGACTAGACCGCACTACCAGGGAAGTCATGCTGTGCTCTTGGTTTATGACTGCGATGAAACAGAATCCTTATATCAAATTGAGACCTACTACGAAGATGCTAAAAAGCATACTAATGGTGCTGCCATGGTATTAGTACGTAATAAGATTGATCAAGAGTGTTGGAGTGTAGAAATAGAAGATGCTGAAAAAATACTTTGTAATCACATAGAGAAAGGCTTACCTCATTGCAAATTTCAACATAAGGCTGAAACATCTGCAAAGACAGATACTGGAATTAGAGAGCTTATACAGTCTGTGGCAGAATATttggtacaaaatgcagaaCCTAGTAATTTACAGAATGCATTTGAAAAGGTCAAGGTAAAGCAGAGGAACACAGAACAAAATCCTGCACCATCAAGTCGTTGCTGTTAG